A region from the Cryptosporangium arvum DSM 44712 genome encodes:
- a CDS encoding type VII secretion protein EccE: MSTLEAPRVRAVAQVGARRPAEQKPAALRRRRRPGHLGPVHVLQIVALESALVLAVLGWRASGWPRPVLYGLAVVLPLLVFARLRGRWLVELLVLRSRFRRRRATAHPSVRDRRLTALRDLAPDLTVETVEGAGGTRLGVGRDAGGWFAVVALTPPRGLRGPAQELPPFDLLARSLADAEQPGTVVQVLVHTTPGNSAGVGGPCVESYQELVRPFGGTAAVRPVSVGDQSCWVAVRIDARAVAEVAIENPEAIGEVPTVLGALVRRVGNVLKRNGFGYRVLDGDGLLDALVHSLAVEVTPAGTDRRTAQETWRGWSAAGLEHRSFWIRSWPKLDAAAGFLAELYQSPAVMTSLSVTMVPARNGAEIRCLARVVDRREAIGTAADGLRSAARAVRARVFPLDGEQSPAAYATAPTAVGPA, from the coding sequence ATGTCGACTCTGGAAGCGCCGCGCGTCCGGGCGGTCGCTCAGGTGGGTGCGCGGCGGCCGGCGGAACAGAAGCCGGCCGCGTTACGTCGCCGACGTCGGCCGGGCCATCTGGGTCCGGTCCACGTGCTACAGATCGTCGCGCTGGAATCGGCGCTCGTGCTGGCCGTCCTCGGCTGGCGGGCGTCCGGCTGGCCGCGCCCGGTCCTGTACGGGCTCGCGGTCGTCCTGCCGCTGCTGGTCTTCGCCCGCCTCCGCGGTCGATGGCTGGTCGAACTGCTCGTGCTGCGGTCCCGATTCCGTCGACGCCGGGCTACCGCACATCCGTCGGTCAGGGATCGTCGGCTGACCGCCCTGCGTGATCTCGCACCGGACCTCACGGTCGAGACGGTGGAGGGAGCCGGCGGCACCCGGCTCGGGGTCGGGCGCGACGCGGGGGGCTGGTTCGCGGTCGTCGCCCTCACGCCGCCGCGCGGGCTGCGCGGACCGGCCCAGGAGCTGCCGCCGTTCGACCTGCTGGCCCGCTCGCTCGCCGACGCCGAGCAGCCCGGCACCGTCGTGCAGGTGCTCGTGCACACCACGCCCGGCAACTCGGCCGGGGTCGGAGGGCCGTGCGTCGAGTCGTACCAGGAGTTGGTGCGCCCGTTCGGCGGTACCGCCGCCGTGCGTCCGGTGAGCGTCGGGGACCAGTCGTGCTGGGTGGCGGTCCGGATCGACGCCCGCGCCGTCGCTGAAGTGGCGATCGAGAACCCGGAAGCGATCGGCGAGGTGCCCACGGTGCTGGGCGCGCTGGTCCGGCGGGTGGGCAACGTGCTGAAGCGCAACGGGTTCGGCTACCGCGTGCTCGACGGCGACGGGCTGCTCGACGCGCTGGTCCACTCGCTCGCCGTCGAGGTGACACCGGCCGGGACCGACCGCCGGACGGCGCAGGAGACGTGGCGCGGCTGGAGCGCCGCCGGGCTGGAGCACCGCAGTTTCTGGATCCGGTCGTGGCCGAAGCTCGACGCCGCCGCGGGGTTCCTCGCCGAGCTGTACCAGTCGCCGGCGGTGATGACCAGCTTGAGCGTCACGATGGTGCCGGCCCGGAACGGGGCCGAGATCCGGTGTCTGGCCCGGGTCGTGGACCGCCGGGAGGCGATCGGCACGGCCGCTGACGGATTGCGGTCGGCCGCTCGTGCGGTGAGAGCGCGCGTGTTCCCGCTGGACGGCGAGCAGTCGCCGGCGGCGTACGCGACCGCCCCGACGGCGGTGGGGCCGGCATGA
- a CDS encoding type VII secretion protein EccC — protein MATVIVKRPPRQPAPDLPVGEVVLEPPPEAPQPNNQGWQRVMMIMPMGAGAAAMGLMVGGGRGGALAYVAGGLYGISILGMIAAQLANQGGGQSKREMVAARRQYLRRLSQLRAAVRITIRQQQEAMFYRHPDPDSLWSTAQSARLWERRSSDGDFGVVRIGRGAQEIATPLIPPETQPVDDLEPLCASALRRFVTTYSIVPDLPVAMALRGFSHVYVRGEPERVRGMVRALVAQVATFHAPDEALVALCVAEDRREQWEWAKWLPHALHPKRTDAVGPVRLVTPSVIALEAMLDDVLAHRPRFNPSVAASSGVHLVVVLDGGETAGSDHLMAEGGVEGVTIVDIGNLPPRILDASTIVLDIDADGTLSSTTMDGSSPIGPADELGPIETGALVRKLAPLRLSAASVAETPLVGELGLAELLELGDPYDFDVERAWTARPNRDRLRVTIGVNPDGRPVELDLKESAQDGMGPHGLLVGATGSGKSELLRTLVLALAATHSSETLNFVLVDFKGGATFTQLDRLPHTSAVITNLSDELALVDRMQDAISGELIRRQELLRSAGKYDSQRDYERARASGVPLVPLPSLLIICDEFSELLTAKPDFIDMFVQIGRVGRSLGVHLLLASQRLEEGRLRGLDSHLSYRIGLRTFSSMESRTVLGVPDAYELPRSPGNGYIKAGTEGLIRFRAAYVSGRYQRGENRTRSARARMTDPVQAYTSRYQAGPAQIEPEPDVAVEAEDAPQGETLLRVLVDRLAGRGAPAHQVWLPPLDAPPTLDQLLPPLVSDSARGLTVAAGEWRGALRGVAGLIDRPFDQRRDLLEIDLSGAAGNVVVAGAPRSGKSTLLRTLVAGLALTHTPREVQFYGLDFGGGGLTALRDLPHVGGVASRRDVDQVRRTIAEMHTLLAIRERTFAAHGVDGMATYRRAKRDGRFADDLFGDVFLVVDGWGTLRSEFEDLEPVVTELAQRGLGHGIHVFASVGRWMELRPAVRDTFGAKLELRLGDPSDSEINRRAALNVPKDATGRGLTPDAMHFLTGLPRIDGSTDPSNVSDGVAKLVQRIRNEWPGAVAPAVRLLPPLLPYHALPPVGSDPERGLAIGIAEADLQPVRLDFDAEPHLLLFGDVESGKSTFLRCLARSVTEKYTPAEARIIVLDYRRSLLGAIDGDHLIGYGTSAAVTGDVVQQVVTVMKSRLPGPDVTPEQLRNRSWWSGPDLYLLIDDYDLVASTTTNPLLPLLEYLAQGRDIGLHVIVTRRIGGASRAMYDPFVGRIRELASPGLMMSGQREEGALFGTLRPQPLPPGRAWLVTRRGGNQLVQLAHLPAE, from the coding sequence GTGGCGACCGTGATCGTGAAGCGCCCACCGCGTCAGCCGGCGCCGGACCTGCCGGTCGGCGAGGTTGTTCTCGAGCCGCCGCCGGAGGCTCCGCAGCCCAACAACCAGGGCTGGCAGCGGGTCATGATGATCATGCCGATGGGCGCCGGTGCGGCGGCGATGGGCCTGATGGTCGGCGGCGGACGTGGTGGCGCGCTGGCCTATGTGGCCGGTGGGCTCTACGGCATCTCGATCCTCGGCATGATCGCCGCGCAGCTCGCCAACCAGGGCGGTGGCCAGAGCAAACGGGAGATGGTCGCCGCTCGCCGGCAGTACCTCCGCCGGCTCAGCCAGTTACGGGCGGCGGTCCGGATCACGATCCGGCAACAGCAGGAGGCGATGTTCTACCGCCACCCCGATCCGGACTCGCTCTGGTCCACGGCGCAGTCGGCCCGGCTCTGGGAGCGGCGCTCCTCCGACGGTGACTTCGGGGTGGTGCGCATCGGACGCGGCGCCCAGGAGATCGCCACGCCGCTCATCCCGCCGGAGACCCAGCCGGTCGACGACCTGGAGCCGCTCTGCGCCAGCGCGCTGCGTCGTTTCGTCACCACGTACTCGATCGTCCCGGACCTGCCGGTCGCGATGGCGCTGCGCGGCTTCTCGCACGTCTACGTCCGCGGCGAGCCGGAGCGCGTGCGCGGCATGGTGCGCGCGCTCGTCGCGCAGGTGGCGACGTTCCACGCCCCCGACGAGGCGCTGGTCGCGCTGTGCGTCGCCGAGGATCGCCGGGAGCAGTGGGAGTGGGCCAAGTGGCTCCCGCACGCCCTGCACCCGAAGCGGACCGACGCGGTCGGACCGGTCCGGCTGGTCACGCCCTCGGTGATCGCGCTGGAAGCCATGCTCGACGACGTCCTGGCCCATCGGCCCCGGTTCAACCCGAGCGTGGCGGCTTCGTCCGGCGTCCACCTGGTCGTCGTCCTCGACGGCGGGGAGACGGCCGGTTCGGACCACCTGATGGCCGAGGGCGGCGTCGAGGGCGTCACGATCGTCGACATCGGCAACCTGCCGCCACGCATCCTCGACGCGTCAACGATCGTGCTGGACATCGACGCCGACGGAACGCTCTCCAGCACGACGATGGACGGCTCCTCGCCGATCGGCCCGGCCGACGAGCTCGGCCCGATCGAGACCGGCGCCCTGGTGCGCAAACTCGCCCCGTTGCGGCTCTCCGCGGCGTCGGTGGCGGAGACCCCGCTCGTCGGCGAGCTCGGCCTGGCCGAGCTGCTCGAGCTCGGCGATCCCTACGACTTCGATGTCGAACGGGCCTGGACGGCCCGGCCGAACCGGGACCGGCTGCGGGTGACGATCGGCGTCAACCCCGACGGTCGTCCGGTCGAGCTGGACCTCAAGGAGTCGGCGCAGGACGGCATGGGGCCGCACGGCCTGCTGGTGGGCGCGACCGGCTCGGGCAAGAGCGAACTCCTGCGGACGCTGGTGCTCGCGCTCGCGGCGACGCACTCGTCCGAGACGCTCAACTTCGTCCTCGTGGACTTCAAGGGTGGCGCGACGTTCACCCAGCTGGACCGGCTGCCGCACACCAGCGCGGTGATCACCAACCTGTCCGACGAACTCGCGCTCGTCGACCGCATGCAGGACGCGATCTCGGGTGAGCTGATCCGGCGACAGGAGCTGCTGCGCTCGGCCGGCAAGTACGACTCGCAGCGCGACTACGAGCGGGCCCGAGCGAGCGGCGTTCCGCTCGTGCCGCTGCCCAGCCTGCTCATCATCTGTGACGAGTTCAGCGAGCTGCTCACCGCCAAGCCCGACTTCATCGACATGTTCGTCCAGATCGGACGGGTCGGGCGGTCGCTCGGCGTCCACCTGCTGCTGGCGTCGCAGCGGCTGGAGGAAGGCCGGCTGCGCGGCCTGGACTCGCACCTCTCGTACCGCATCGGCCTGCGGACGTTCTCGTCGATGGAGAGCCGCACCGTGCTCGGCGTTCCGGATGCGTACGAGCTGCCCCGCTCGCCCGGCAACGGATACATCAAGGCGGGCACCGAGGGGCTGATCCGGTTCCGGGCCGCCTACGTGTCCGGCCGGTACCAGCGCGGGGAGAACCGCACCCGCTCGGCGCGAGCCCGGATGACCGATCCCGTCCAGGCCTACACCAGCCGCTACCAGGCCGGACCGGCTCAGATCGAGCCGGAGCCCGACGTGGCGGTCGAGGCCGAGGACGCGCCGCAGGGTGAGACGCTGCTGCGGGTGCTCGTCGACCGGCTCGCCGGCCGCGGTGCCCCGGCTCACCAGGTGTGGCTGCCCCCGCTGGACGCGCCGCCGACGCTCGACCAGTTGCTGCCGCCGTTGGTCTCCGACTCCGCCCGCGGGCTCACCGTGGCCGCCGGCGAGTGGCGCGGGGCGCTGCGTGGCGTCGCCGGACTGATCGACCGCCCGTTCGACCAGCGCCGGGACCTGCTCGAGATCGACCTGAGCGGGGCGGCGGGCAACGTCGTGGTCGCCGGCGCCCCGCGATCGGGGAAGAGCACCCTGCTCCGGACGCTCGTCGCCGGGCTCGCTCTCACCCACACCCCTCGTGAGGTGCAGTTCTACGGTCTGGACTTCGGTGGCGGCGGTCTCACCGCGCTGCGCGACCTGCCCCACGTGGGCGGGGTCGCGTCCCGGCGCGACGTCGATCAGGTGCGGCGGACGATCGCCGAGATGCACACGCTGCTGGCCATCCGGGAGCGCACGTTCGCCGCGCACGGCGTCGACGGGATGGCGACCTACCGCCGGGCGAAGCGCGACGGCCGCTTCGCCGACGACCTGTTCGGCGACGTGTTCCTGGTCGTGGACGGGTGGGGCACGCTGCGGTCGGAGTTCGAGGACCTGGAGCCGGTCGTGACCGAGCTGGCTCAGCGGGGGCTCGGGCACGGCATCCACGTGTTCGCCTCGGTCGGCCGGTGGATGGAGCTCCGCCCGGCGGTGCGCGACACGTTCGGGGCCAAGCTCGAGCTGCGGCTCGGCGACCCGTCGGACTCCGAGATCAACCGGCGCGCCGCGCTCAACGTCCCGAAGGACGCCACCGGACGCGGTCTCACGCCGGACGCGATGCACTTCCTCACCGGTCTGCCGCGGATCGACGGGTCGACCGACCCGTCGAACGTCAGCGACGGAGTGGCCAAACTCGTCCAGCGGATCCGGAACGAGTGGCCGGGAGCCGTGGCGCCGGCCGTCCGGCTGCTCCCGCCGCTGCTGCCGTACCACGCCCTGCCGCCGGTGGGGTCCGATCCCGAGCGCGGGCTGGCGATCGGCATCGCCGAGGCGGACCTGCAGCCGGTCCGGCTGGATTTCGACGCCGAGCCGCATCTACTGCTCTTCGGCGACGTCGAGTCCGGCAAGAGCACGTTCCTGCGCTGCCTGGCCCGGTCGGTGACCGAGAAGTACACGCCGGCCGAGGCCCGGATCATCGTCCTCGACTACCGGCGCAGCCTGCTCGGTGCGATCGACGGTGACCACCTGATCGGGTACGGCACGTCCGCGGCCGTCACCGGCGACGTGGTGCAGCAGGTCGTCACCGTGATGAAGAGCCGGTTGCCCGGGCCGGACGTCACTCCCGAGCAGCTGCGTAACCGGAGCTGGTGGAGCGGGCCGGACCTCTACCTGCTGATCGACGACTACGACCTGGTCGCCTCGACGACGACCAACCCGCTGCTGCCGCTGCTGGAGTACCTGGCGCAGGGACGGGACATCGGGCTGCACGTGATCGTGACCCGGCGGATCGGCGGCGCGTCGCGGGCGATGTACGACCCGTTCGTCGGCCGCATCCGGGAGCTGGCGTCACCGGGCCTGATGATGTCCGGGCAGCGTGAGGAGGGCGCGCTCTTCGGCACCCTCCGGCCCCAGCCGTTGCCGCCGGGACGGGCCTGGCTGGTGACCAGGCGCGGCGGGAACCAGCTCGTCCAGCTGGCCCATCTTCCGGCGGAATGA
- the eccD gene encoding type VII secretion integral membrane protein EccD translates to MTVPLGTALARVTISTPKRRIDVALPEDLAVAELLPSLLAHAGESAADDGERHGGWVLHTATGTRLAGDRNLAGQGVRDGDVLHLLPGRSEWPELEYDDVVEAIASGARRHGRSWGAPATRRAALAVGACTLSLGVLGIAASGPPWQLPGGLALGVALLLAIVGTVLARAAGDALAGVAVAAPGLLYAFLGGAVLAAPGGSQLSDLGAPDLLLGSVTLAATGLIGYFGVGARGRALVAGIAAGLLGLLGGLLGVLTGMSTGGVAAIVLTTGITLLPAYPLLSMRIGKLPMPALPQRTEELLRDDPVPQRSEVFAAVARADEVLTGLLLAVGVVTVVCVGVLLGSADGGAALVLVVIASLALLLRGRLFPTPRQRLPLLIGGCIGLALLFSALALTGAVVVALPLALLIGGAVLGAGLLYSRRNPSPYVGRFADILDVLLLVSLLPVACTLTGFYGYVQGLFASLGR, encoded by the coding sequence GTGACGGTCCCCCTCGGAACCGCGCTGGCTCGGGTCACGATCAGCACCCCGAAACGCCGGATAGACGTCGCGTTACCCGAAGACCTGGCGGTCGCCGAACTGCTGCCGAGCCTGCTGGCGCACGCCGGCGAGAGCGCGGCCGACGACGGTGAGCGCCACGGCGGCTGGGTGCTGCACACGGCGACCGGTACCCGGTTGGCCGGCGACCGCAACCTGGCCGGCCAGGGCGTGCGCGACGGTGACGTCCTGCACCTGCTGCCCGGGCGCTCCGAGTGGCCGGAACTGGAGTACGACGACGTCGTCGAGGCGATCGCGAGCGGCGCGCGCCGACACGGACGCTCGTGGGGCGCCCCGGCGACGCGCCGGGCCGCGCTCGCCGTCGGAGCGTGCACGCTCTCGCTCGGCGTGCTCGGGATCGCCGCGTCGGGACCACCGTGGCAGCTGCCGGGAGGGCTCGCCCTCGGGGTCGCGCTGCTGCTCGCCATCGTCGGCACCGTGCTGGCCCGGGCCGCGGGCGACGCGCTGGCCGGCGTCGCCGTCGCCGCACCCGGTCTGCTGTACGCGTTCCTCGGTGGGGCGGTGCTGGCCGCGCCCGGCGGTTCGCAGCTGTCCGACCTGGGCGCCCCCGACCTGCTGCTCGGCTCGGTGACGCTCGCCGCCACCGGCCTGATCGGCTATTTCGGCGTCGGCGCCCGGGGACGGGCGCTCGTGGCCGGGATCGCCGCCGGGTTGCTCGGCCTGCTCGGCGGGCTCCTCGGGGTGCTCACCGGGATGTCGACGGGAGGCGTGGCCGCGATCGTGCTGACGACCGGCATCACGCTGCTGCCCGCCTACCCGCTGCTCTCGATGCGGATCGGGAAGCTGCCGATGCCCGCGCTGCCCCAGCGCACCGAGGAACTGCTGCGCGACGACCCGGTGCCCCAGCGGTCCGAGGTGTTCGCGGCCGTCGCCCGGGCCGACGAGGTACTCACCGGCCTGCTGCTCGCGGTCGGGGTGGTGACCGTCGTCTGCGTCGGCGTCCTGCTCGGCTCCGCCGACGGTGGTGCGGCGCTCGTGCTGGTCGTGATCGCGTCGCTGGCGCTGCTGCTCCGGGGACGGCTCTTCCCGACCCCACGGCAGCGCCTCCCCCTGCTCATCGGGGGCTGCATCGGTCTCGCGCTGCTGTTCTCCGCGCTCGCCCTCACCGGCGCGGTGGTGGTGGCGCTGCCGCTCGCCCTGCTGATCGGCGGTGCGGTGCTCGGCGCGGGCCTGCTCTACAGCCGCCGCAACCCCTCGCCCTACGTCGGCCGGTTCGCCGACATCCTCGACGTACTGCTGCTCGTGTCGCTGCTGCCCGTCGCCTGCACGCTCACCGGGTTCTACGGCTACGTGCAGGGGCTGTTCGCCTCGCTGGGGCGGTGA
- the eccB gene encoding type VII secretion protein EccB: MASRKDQLHSYQFMLQRAISALIMRETDPAQSPLRRGVGAAFIGVMVTVIVAAAFGIYGLLTKTGSNRWQFDNAVVVEKETGATFVYLGGGLTPTVNLTSALLISGQSAAKTFTVPRNSLTDVPRGRPVGIVGAPASLPDTKHLLTGAWAACRLPAQDAAGQPTVATALLVGRVAAGGTPVGDRSLYVRGRTADGESADYLVWHGHRYRLTAPKAAAALFTSGTAPIDVGGAWLNTLPEGDPIGRIAVPKAGNSSTKVPGRTVGDVVVDRRDASGTFYLVVDDGLARLTPLQMDLLKSERAVTPREIPPAEIAAVPVSTRLASSSPTAQRAPERRPTPLEVPAEGSVCATFDARGGAAPTLAVSSGADADTGAIVTAKQTTDGAMLADRVSVPPGRAAIVRDRESGTYSLVTDQGKRFPVESGEALAALGYTDADAVTMPRALLGRLPTGPALTRADAVTPIG, encoded by the coding sequence GTGGCCTCCCGCAAGGACCAGCTGCACTCCTACCAGTTCATGCTGCAGCGGGCGATCTCCGCGCTGATCATGCGGGAGACCGACCCGGCACAGTCCCCGCTGCGCCGGGGCGTCGGAGCGGCGTTCATCGGCGTGATGGTGACGGTGATCGTCGCCGCGGCTTTCGGTATCTACGGGCTGCTGACGAAGACCGGCAGCAACCGGTGGCAGTTCGACAACGCGGTCGTGGTCGAGAAGGAGACGGGGGCGACGTTCGTCTACCTGGGCGGTGGCCTGACGCCGACCGTCAACCTGACGAGTGCGCTCCTGATCTCCGGGCAGAGCGCGGCGAAGACGTTCACGGTGCCGCGCAACTCGCTGACCGACGTGCCTCGCGGCCGGCCGGTCGGCATCGTCGGAGCACCGGCCTCGCTCCCGGACACCAAGCACCTGCTCACCGGCGCCTGGGCCGCCTGCCGCCTACCGGCGCAGGACGCCGCCGGGCAGCCGACCGTGGCCACCGCGCTGCTGGTCGGACGGGTGGCCGCCGGTGGGACACCGGTCGGTGACCGCAGCCTCTACGTCCGCGGTCGCACCGCCGACGGCGAGTCCGCCGACTACCTGGTGTGGCACGGGCACCGCTACCGGCTCACCGCGCCGAAAGCGGCGGCGGCGCTGTTCACGAGCGGCACCGCGCCGATCGACGTCGGTGGCGCCTGGCTGAACACGCTTCCGGAGGGTGACCCGATCGGCCGGATCGCGGTCCCGAAGGCCGGGAACTCGTCGACGAAGGTGCCCGGCCGCACGGTCGGTGACGTGGTCGTCGACCGCCGGGATGCGAGCGGGACGTTCTACCTGGTCGTCGACGACGGGCTGGCCCGCCTCACCCCACTGCAGATGGACCTGCTCAAGTCCGAGCGGGCGGTGACGCCGCGCGAGATCCCCCCGGCCGAGATCGCCGCGGTACCCGTCAGCACCCGGCTGGCCTCGTCGTCGCCGACCGCGCAGCGCGCCCCCGAGCGTCGGCCCACCCCGCTCGAGGTGCCGGCCGAGGGCAGCGTCTGCGCCACGTTCGACGCCAGGGGCGGCGCCGCGCCGACGCTCGCGGTGTCCTCGGGCGCGGACGCGGACACCGGAGCGATCGTGACCGCGAAGCAGACCACCGACGGCGCGATGCTGGCCGACCGGGTGAGCGTGCCGCCCGGCCGGGCCGCGATCGTCCGTGACCGGGAGAGCGGGACGTATTCCCTGGTGACCGATCAGGGCAAGCGGTTCCCGGTCGAGTCGGGCGAGGCGTTGGCGGCCCTCGGCTACACCGACGCGGACGCGGTCACGATGCCCCGCGCCCTCCTCGGCCGGCTTCCGACCGGCCCGGCGCTCACCCGCGCGGACGCCGTCACACCGATCGGATGA
- a CDS encoding WXG100 family type VII secretion target: MALQAQSSTMQNAAKKAENVGEGIAANLANLLMTIETTGAASMRGDSGKALQAAAPQIDANLKKILNALNTIASHVSQGAVEYSGQDGQAAAELNNLTSAFDINSPIISALNGR; encoded by the coding sequence ATGGCTCTGCAAGCTCAGTCAAGCACGATGCAGAACGCTGCGAAGAAGGCGGAAAACGTCGGCGAAGGTATCGCGGCCAACCTGGCGAACCTGCTGATGACGATCGAGACGACCGGTGCCGCGTCGATGCGGGGCGACTCGGGCAAGGCGCTGCAAGCGGCGGCTCCGCAGATCGATGCCAACCTGAAGAAGATCCTCAACGCCCTGAACACGATCGCCTCGCACGTCTCGCAAGGCGCGGTGGAGTATTCGGGGCAGGACGGACAGGCTGCGGCCGAGCTCAACAACCTCACGTCGGCCTTCGACATCAACAGCCCCATCATCAGCGCGTTGAACGGCCGCTGA
- a CDS encoding WXG100 family type VII secretion target, producing MPLEADDIFYEFEGVQLVSEAIASFCKQMDTNLAEVDAAFASMTWESPDSKALFEQCKTQWHQGADGLREVLQTQLAPKVGQAGIDMHELDKKVGARFLA from the coding sequence ATGCCGCTCGAAGCCGATGACATCTTCTACGAGTTCGAAGGTGTTCAGCTGGTCTCCGAGGCCATCGCCTCGTTCTGCAAGCAGATGGACACGAACCTCGCCGAGGTCGACGCCGCGTTCGCGAGCATGACCTGGGAGAGCCCGGACAGCAAGGCCCTGTTCGAGCAGTGCAAGACCCAGTGGCACCAGGGTGCCGACGGGCTGCGCGAGGTCCTGCAGACCCAGCTCGCACCGAAGGTGGGGCAGGCCGGGATCGACATGCACGAGCTCGACAAGAAGGTCGGCGCCCGGTTCCTGGCGTAA
- a CDS encoding S8 family serine peptidase, with the protein MRARVLAAVAVLAALVVPGSPAAAADQCAEPGKPLPGVPWPQQRLEPETIWPVAAGSGVRVAVLASGVDGEHPQLRGRVSGGADLLPDDSSPSTDCEGFGTRVAGLIAAAQVPDIGFHGLAPKATIVPYRVSTGEVITPPDDETDRSAGTPGTLADAIRAATEAKPDVLVVPVVTYVDDPDVKSAVAAAVAADVVVVATVGDGPPSPDGPVTPYPAAYEDVLGVGPIDVDGTLGGVTELLGGTGVIDLVAPGDAMLSTQTGGGLAQVDGSAYAAAYVAGTAALVRSRWPSMRAAEVVKRLLATATPMSAGAGHGVVSPTQAVSEIMATGTPVAPPSDLATVPPDAAARAARQRSTAIETATAAGLGVVALLGLGFAIALPLGRRRGWRPGIAPRPEEHPEDDVPEPPRQLFEDRR; encoded by the coding sequence ATGAGAGCGCGCGTCCTGGCGGCGGTCGCGGTACTGGCCGCACTGGTGGTGCCGGGCTCACCGGCGGCCGCCGCGGACCAGTGCGCCGAGCCCGGCAAACCACTTCCCGGGGTGCCCTGGCCGCAGCAGCGGCTCGAGCCGGAGACCATCTGGCCGGTGGCCGCCGGGTCCGGGGTGCGGGTCGCGGTGCTCGCCTCCGGGGTGGACGGTGAGCACCCGCAGTTGCGTGGCCGGGTGTCCGGCGGTGCGGATCTGCTGCCCGACGACTCGTCGCCGTCGACCGACTGCGAGGGCTTCGGGACGCGGGTCGCGGGTCTGATCGCCGCGGCCCAGGTGCCCGACATCGGCTTCCACGGCCTGGCGCCGAAGGCGACGATCGTGCCCTACCGGGTCTCCACCGGCGAGGTGATCACACCACCCGACGACGAGACCGACCGGTCGGCCGGCACCCCGGGGACGCTCGCCGACGCGATCCGAGCCGCCACCGAGGCGAAGCCGGACGTGCTCGTCGTACCGGTGGTCACCTACGTCGACGACCCGGACGTGAAGTCCGCGGTGGCGGCGGCCGTCGCCGCCGACGTCGTGGTGGTCGCCACCGTCGGCGACGGCCCGCCGTCGCCGGACGGGCCGGTCACCCCGTACCCGGCGGCGTACGAGGACGTGCTCGGCGTCGGCCCGATCGACGTCGACGGAACGCTCGGCGGTGTGACGGAGCTGCTGGGTGGCACCGGCGTGATCGATCTGGTCGCTCCCGGCGACGCGATGCTCTCCACCCAGACCGGCGGTGGCCTCGCCCAGGTCGACGGCAGCGCGTACGCCGCCGCGTACGTGGCCGGCACGGCGGCGCTCGTCCGGAGCCGGTGGCCGTCGATGCGCGCGGCCGAGGTCGTGAAGCGACTGCTCGCCACCGCGACGCCGATGTCCGCGGGTGCCGGGCACGGCGTGGTGAGCCCGACGCAGGCGGTCTCGGAGATCATGGCGACCGGTACGCCGGTCGCGCCCCCGTCCGACCTGGCCACGGTTCCGCCCGACGCGGCCGCCCGGGCGGCCCGGCAGCGCAGCACGGCGATCGAGACGGCGACGGCGGCCGGCCTGGGTGTGGTCGCGTTGCTCGGCCTCGGGTTCGCGATCGCGCTGCCGCTCGGGCGCCGACGCGGCTGGCGGCCCGGGATCGCTCCGCGCCCGGAGGAACATCCGGAGGACGACGTGCCGGAGCCTCCGCGTCAGCTGTTCGAGGACCGCCGCTGA